A stretch of Anaeromyxobacter dehalogenans 2CP-1 DNA encodes these proteins:
- a CDS encoding MBL fold metallo-hydrolase has protein sequence MTLEPAREIAPGVHLIDTGYVRPRLAAAYLVRGRDAAAVVETGTAGSVPRVLDAVAAAGLRPDDVSHVVVTHVHLDHAAGAGALLRALPRARLVVHPRGARHMIDPSKLMAGAAEVYGAERVRALYGEVVPAPADRVIEAPDGFTLDLGDRPLRALDAPGHAKHHLVLHDPRSRGFFTGDAFGISYRETDSAGEPFLFPTTTPVQLDPPALKATLARMLAEAPERVYLTHYGMLEGDIARHAAALGHGLDEHVRLARAAPPGPGRHAALREALAGQLLAGLAAHGAPLDAAAALELFAVDLDLNAQGLEVWLDAQAAA, from the coding sequence ATGACCCTCGAGCCCGCCCGCGAGATCGCCCCCGGCGTCCACCTCATCGACACCGGCTACGTCCGGCCGCGCCTCGCCGCCGCGTACCTGGTGCGCGGCCGCGACGCGGCCGCGGTGGTGGAGACCGGGACCGCCGGCTCCGTCCCGCGCGTGCTCGACGCCGTCGCCGCGGCTGGCCTGCGGCCGGACGACGTCTCGCACGTGGTGGTGACGCACGTGCACCTCGATCACGCCGCCGGCGCCGGCGCGCTCCTGCGCGCGCTGCCGCGCGCACGCCTGGTCGTCCACCCGCGCGGCGCGCGCCACATGATCGACCCGTCGAAGCTGATGGCCGGCGCCGCGGAGGTGTACGGCGCGGAGCGCGTCCGCGCGCTCTACGGAGAGGTCGTGCCGGCGCCCGCCGACCGCGTGATCGAGGCGCCGGACGGCTTCACGCTCGACCTGGGCGACCGGCCGCTGCGCGCGCTGGACGCGCCCGGGCACGCGAAGCACCACCTGGTGCTGCACGATCCCCGCTCGCGCGGCTTCTTCACCGGCGACGCGTTCGGCATCTCCTACCGCGAGACCGACTCCGCCGGCGAGCCGTTCCTGTTCCCCACCACCACGCCGGTGCAGCTCGACCCGCCCGCGCTGAAGGCGACGCTCGCGCGCATGCTGGCCGAGGCGCCCGAGCGCGTCTACCTCACCCACTACGGCATGCTCGAGGGCGACATCGCCCGACACGCGGCGGCGCTCGGTCACGGCCTCGACGAGCACGTGCGCCTGGCGCGCGCGGCGCCCCCCGGGCCGGGCCGCCACGCCGCGCTGCGCGAGGCGCTCGCAGGGCAGCTCCTCGCCGGGCTGGCCGCGCACGGCGCGCCGCTCGATGCGGCCGCCGCGCTGGAGCTGTTCGCGGTGGACCTCGACCTGAACGCGCAGGGGCTCGAGGTGTGGCTGGACGCGCAGGCCGCCGCGTAG
- a CDS encoding cytochrome c3 family protein, whose translation MRSTWMSRAGVAAAALALAAAAPASAAEKEAAPAAPGSPRTLQGYVEQEKAFYDHLKKNHPIFKYEKDGRLVGKYTISDREEEFVEFGGGKAYAEKTGDHASITYRLGQESILDLPNKFVGSKKCGECHPAQYEKWKRSRHNLVVRFPDEMVETKDLTRPQFGEAPILPPGITPDAVYAIIGTPRTKYGFLDAWLVRGTYHVEGGLLRDGTGTLVAGGNQHSRTWAESLTPEVAKQIATWVPGFPTKLEEFGDNGSKTWGLTSYGSKNRKSMMFQPATAYCEVCHSFKFDFKSQEELIQALGKPEELRKHTINKGISCEECHGAGAHLMGARASASSNCERCHQRFVWNADEAAKDPRQAFNAYFKSRCPSCGTEGSQAYYTAHWESGMTCSTCHDPHEVTANDWRERVTVPGLKKECQDCHQAQASMFVHNDVHGANKCSSCHMPSMMSCENFGTIQYTDVAGFDTQRTSHIFKILVDPKAKTLDPPPGKDRNWKEGAWRLAKKDGKPFVDLMWACGRTSWGDDDLESAGGCHSPTRSELSKDLHFTNQQQIYDRLMGWQGPVKQGVAEAKRLLEAARPAIARAKLPPAKLGQATLMANQAQSILDTVAADGSSGVHAPRYTIEKVKEAQVLAQGALDVVGAKAPRKVSMR comes from the coding sequence ATGCGATCCACGTGGATGTCGAGGGCGGGCGTCGCGGCGGCGGCGCTCGCGTTGGCGGCGGCGGCGCCGGCGTCCGCGGCGGAGAAGGAGGCGGCGCCGGCCGCCCCCGGCTCGCCGCGCACGCTCCAGGGCTACGTCGAGCAGGAGAAGGCGTTCTACGACCACCTGAAGAAGAACCACCCCATCTTCAAGTACGAGAAGGACGGGCGGCTGGTCGGCAAGTACACCATCAGCGACCGCGAGGAGGAGTTCGTCGAGTTCGGCGGCGGCAAGGCCTACGCCGAGAAGACCGGCGACCACGCCTCGATCACCTACCGCCTCGGGCAGGAGTCGATCCTCGACCTGCCCAACAAGTTCGTCGGGTCGAAGAAGTGCGGCGAGTGCCACCCGGCGCAGTACGAGAAGTGGAAGCGCTCCCGCCACAACCTGGTGGTCCGGTTCCCGGACGAGATGGTCGAGACGAAGGACCTGACCAGGCCGCAGTTCGGCGAGGCGCCCATCCTGCCCCCGGGCATCACGCCCGACGCGGTCTACGCGATCATCGGCACGCCGCGCACCAAGTACGGCTTCCTGGACGCGTGGCTGGTCCGCGGCACCTACCACGTCGAGGGCGGGCTGCTCCGCGACGGCACCGGCACGCTGGTGGCCGGCGGCAACCAGCACTCCCGGACCTGGGCCGAGTCGCTCACGCCCGAGGTGGCGAAGCAGATCGCGACCTGGGTCCCGGGCTTCCCGACCAAGCTCGAGGAGTTCGGCGACAACGGGAGCAAGACCTGGGGCCTCACCTCCTACGGCTCGAAGAACCGCAAGAGCATGATGTTCCAGCCGGCCACCGCGTACTGCGAGGTGTGCCACTCGTTCAAGTTCGACTTCAAGAGCCAGGAGGAGCTGATCCAGGCGCTGGGCAAGCCGGAGGAGCTGCGCAAGCACACGATCAACAAGGGCATCAGCTGCGAGGAGTGCCACGGCGCCGGCGCGCACCTCATGGGCGCGCGCGCCTCGGCGTCCTCCAACTGCGAGCGCTGCCACCAGCGGTTCGTCTGGAACGCGGACGAGGCGGCCAAGGATCCGCGCCAGGCCTTCAACGCCTACTTCAAGAGCCGCTGCCCGTCGTGCGGCACCGAGGGCTCGCAGGCCTACTACACCGCGCACTGGGAGTCGGGCATGACCTGCTCCACGTGCCACGATCCGCACGAGGTGACCGCGAACGACTGGCGCGAGCGGGTCACGGTGCCCGGCCTGAAGAAGGAGTGCCAGGACTGCCACCAGGCGCAGGCCTCCATGTTCGTCCACAACGACGTCCACGGCGCGAACAAGTGCTCGAGCTGCCACATGCCGAGCATGATGAGCTGCGAGAACTTCGGGACGATCCAGTACACGGACGTCGCCGGCTTCGACACGCAGCGCACCTCGCACATCTTCAAGATCCTGGTGGACCCGAAGGCGAAGACGCTCGATCCGCCGCCGGGGAAGGATCGCAACTGGAAGGAAGGTGCGTGGCGGCTCGCGAAGAAGGACGGGAAGCCGTTCGTGGACCTGATGTGGGCCTGCGGCCGGACGAGCTGGGGCGACGACGACCTGGAGAGCGCCGGCGGCTGCCACAGCCCGACGCGGTCGGAGCTCTCGAAGGACCTGCACTTCACCAACCAGCAGCAGATCTACGACCGGCTGATGGGATGGCAGGGCCCTGTGAAGCAGGGCGTCGCCGAGGCGAAGCGGCTGCTCGAGGCGGCGCGCCCGGCCATCGCCAGGGCGAAGCTGCCGCCGGCGAAGCTCGGCCAGGCCACGCTCATGGCGAACCAGGCGCAGAGCATCCTCGACACGGTCGCGGCCGACGGGTCGTCGGGCGTGCACGCGCCGAGGTACACGATCGAGAAGGTGAAGGAGGCGCAGGTGCTGGCGCAGGGCGCGCTCGACGTGGTGGGCGCGAAGGCGCCGAGGAAGGTGTCGATGCGGTAG
- a CDS encoding c-type cytochrome, which translates to MKRIPTAALAAGALGLLAAATAPQAAGKDAAIARGKYLVTIAGCNDCHTPFKMGPNGAEPDMTRMLSGHPEQLRMPPAPALPEGPWGAVFSLTMTAASGPWGTTFSANLTPDRETGIGEWTEQEFKETLRTGRHRGRGRQILPPMPWPNATHLTDADLSAMFAFLRSIPPIKNRVPAPIPPAQAAAR; encoded by the coding sequence ATGAAGCGCATCCCCACCGCAGCACTCGCCGCCGGCGCCCTCGGGCTGCTCGCGGCCGCCACCGCCCCGCAGGCCGCCGGCAAGGACGCCGCGATCGCGCGCGGCAAGTACCTCGTCACCATCGCCGGCTGCAACGACTGCCACACGCCGTTCAAGATGGGGCCGAACGGCGCCGAGCCGGACATGACCCGGATGCTCTCCGGCCACCCGGAGCAGCTCCGGATGCCGCCCGCCCCCGCGCTGCCGGAGGGACCCTGGGGCGCGGTGTTCTCGCTGACCATGACCGCCGCGTCCGGCCCGTGGGGCACGACGTTCTCGGCGAACCTGACGCCGGACCGGGAGACCGGCATCGGTGAGTGGACCGAGCAGGAGTTCAAGGAGACGCTCCGCACCGGGCGCCACCGCGGTCGCGGCCGCCAGATCCTCCCGCCCATGCCGTGGCCGAACGCGACCCACCTCACCGACGCCGACCTGTCCGCCATGTTCGCGTTCCTCCGGTCGATCCCGCCCATCAAGAACCGCGTCCCGGCGCCCATCCCGCCCGCGCAGGCCGCCGCCAGGTAG
- a CDS encoding 3-phosphoglycerate dehydrogenase family protein yields MKILVADAFPADRLKDLAALGLEVELRADVPAKDLPAAVAGASILVVRSKQVSAEVFERAPGLSLVVRAGAGVNTIDVAAASRRGVYVTNCPGQNSIAVAELAIGLLVALDRRIPDNVAALRAGRWDKKRFSEAEGLFGRTLGIAGVGAIGREVAARARALGMRVVAWSRSLDDARARALGVERAPDLLALARASDALSLHLPLARETRGVISRDVLEALRPGALLVNTARAELVDQDALLELATAGRLRVGADVFAGEPEKGQAEFDSPLAKLPGVYGTHHIGASTAQAQDAIARETVRIVEAFVRSGQVPSCVNVARKTPARARLVVRHVDRVGVIANVMALIREAGINAQEIRNTVFDEAVAASCAIDLDERPPEAVVERIRARVDEILFVGCFDL; encoded by the coding sequence GTGAAGATCCTCGTCGCCGATGCCTTCCCCGCCGACCGGCTGAAGGACCTCGCCGCGCTCGGGCTCGAGGTGGAGCTGCGCGCCGACGTGCCGGCGAAGGACCTGCCCGCCGCCGTCGCCGGCGCGTCCATCCTCGTGGTGCGGTCGAAGCAGGTGAGCGCGGAGGTGTTCGAGCGCGCGCCGGGGCTGTCGCTGGTGGTCCGCGCCGGCGCGGGGGTGAACACGATCGACGTGGCGGCCGCCTCCCGGCGCGGCGTGTACGTCACCAACTGCCCCGGCCAGAACTCCATCGCCGTCGCCGAGCTCGCCATCGGCCTGCTCGTCGCGCTGGACCGGCGCATCCCGGACAACGTGGCCGCGCTGCGCGCCGGCCGCTGGGACAAGAAGCGCTTCTCCGAGGCGGAGGGGCTCTTCGGCCGCACGCTGGGGATCGCGGGCGTGGGCGCCATCGGGCGCGAGGTGGCGGCCCGGGCCCGCGCGCTCGGGATGCGGGTGGTGGCGTGGTCGCGCTCGCTCGACGACGCGCGGGCGCGGGCGCTCGGGGTGGAGCGCGCGCCGGACCTCCTCGCGCTGGCGCGGGCCAGCGACGCGCTCTCGCTGCACCTGCCGCTCGCGCGCGAGACGCGCGGCGTGATCTCGCGGGACGTCCTGGAGGCGCTCCGCCCCGGCGCGCTGCTGGTGAACACCGCGCGCGCCGAGCTGGTCGATCAGGACGCGCTGCTCGAGCTCGCCACCGCGGGCCGCCTCCGGGTCGGCGCGGACGTGTTCGCGGGCGAGCCGGAGAAGGGGCAGGCCGAGTTCGACAGCCCGCTCGCGAAGCTGCCCGGCGTGTACGGCACGCACCACATCGGCGCCTCCACCGCCCAGGCGCAGGACGCCATCGCGCGCGAGACGGTGCGGATCGTCGAGGCGTTCGTGCGCAGCGGACAGGTGCCGAGCTGCGTGAACGTGGCGCGGAAGACCCCGGCGCGCGCGCGGCTGGTGGTGCGGCACGTGGACCGCGTCGGCGTGATCGCGAACGTGATGGCGCTCATCCGCGAGGCGGGCATCAACGCCCAGGAGATCCGGAACACCGTGTTCGACGAGGCGGTGGCGGCGAGCTGCGCCATCGACCTCGACGAGCGGCCGCCGGAGGCCGTCGTGGAGCGCATCCGCGCCCGCGTCGACGAGATCCTGTTCGTCGGCTGCTTCGACCTCTGA
- a CDS encoding PEP/pyruvate-binding domain-containing protein, with the protein MPSSPASTGLAALDAVVQGLRPGDNVVWQVESVEDYAPLVAPFVARALAEGRKLVYFRFARHAQLVPDASGAQVHRLSPALGFESFTASIHRVIEAQGKGAYYVFDCLSGLAADWYSDLMLGNFFMVTCPYLYELETVTYFALLRDGHSHDAVDAIRSTTQLLVDVFRHQAALHVHPLKVQGRHSPTMYLPHRWEGDALRPLTESAVVAEALADATERRHDPFSRIDVWERRFLQARAVADDVVAGRRPWEDGQEAFRTLLRMMLTRDERFTELAARYLDLDDLFAIRRRMVGTGLVGGKAAGMLVARAVLERTEPGWKRRLEPHDSWFVGSDVFYTYLVRNGLWRARRGQRSRGAFLEGAAEAQARILAGTFPDFVLRQFVLMLESYGQSPIIVRSSSLLEDGFGNAFTGKYESVFCPNQGSPEERLEALLAAVKTVYASAMSEEALHYRERRGLLDRDEQMAILVQRVSGGVRGKYFYPQCAGVALSYNPYVWSHLIDPQAGVLRLVFGMGTRAVDRSDDDYTRVVALNAPKLRPETSLDEVTEYAQRRVDVIDLEANRFAAERIDAVVRGSPDLPVDLFAVQRREGGGWVLTFEKLLWATSFVAEMRAMLAILRDAYRYPVDVEFTANQLAGGELRVNLVQCRPLQVKEGGMLPPPPQVRTDAVLLASRGPVVGQGTHAPVDRLVLVDPDVYSTLSTQDRYEVARVVGRAARLPTPAEGGRILLLGPGRWGTTTPALGVPVSFAEIHRVAALGEIIGMGNVIPDVSLGSHFFNELVEADMLYLALYPGYPGHALEAERLRMQPNRLPELLPDDARLAGVVRVLDFPAAPGGPRLWLYASCVTQEVLGYLADEPAVAGPPPPPRPA; encoded by the coding sequence ATGCCCTCCTCGCCCGCCAGCACCGGCCTCGCCGCCCTCGACGCCGTGGTCCAGGGGCTCCGCCCCGGCGACAACGTGGTCTGGCAGGTGGAGTCGGTGGAGGACTACGCGCCGCTGGTCGCGCCGTTCGTGGCCCGCGCGCTGGCCGAGGGGCGCAAGCTCGTCTACTTCCGGTTCGCCCGCCACGCCCAGCTCGTGCCGGACGCGTCCGGCGCGCAGGTCCACCGGCTCAGCCCCGCGCTCGGATTCGAGAGCTTCACCGCCAGCATCCATCGCGTCATCGAGGCCCAGGGCAAGGGCGCCTACTACGTCTTCGACTGCCTCTCCGGGCTGGCCGCCGACTGGTACAGCGACCTCATGCTCGGCAACTTCTTCATGGTCACCTGCCCGTACCTCTACGAGCTGGAGACCGTGACGTACTTCGCGCTGCTGCGCGACGGGCACTCGCACGACGCGGTGGACGCGATCCGCAGCACCACGCAGCTCCTGGTGGACGTGTTCCGGCACCAGGCGGCGCTGCACGTCCATCCGCTCAAGGTGCAGGGGCGCCACTCGCCCACCATGTACCTGCCGCACCGCTGGGAGGGCGACGCGCTCCGGCCGCTCACCGAGAGCGCCGTGGTCGCCGAGGCGCTCGCCGACGCGACCGAGCGCCGGCACGACCCGTTCTCGCGCATCGACGTGTGGGAGCGGCGGTTCCTGCAGGCGCGCGCGGTGGCGGACGACGTGGTGGCCGGCCGACGGCCGTGGGAGGACGGGCAGGAGGCGTTCCGGACGCTGCTGCGGATGATGTTGACGCGCGACGAGCGCTTCACCGAACTGGCGGCGCGCTACCTCGATCTCGACGACCTGTTCGCGATCCGGCGGCGCATGGTCGGGACCGGGCTGGTGGGCGGGAAGGCCGCCGGCATGCTGGTGGCGCGAGCGGTGCTGGAGCGCACCGAGCCCGGCTGGAAGCGGCGCCTGGAGCCGCACGACTCCTGGTTCGTCGGCTCCGACGTCTTCTACACGTACCTGGTGCGGAACGGCCTGTGGCGGGCGCGGCGCGGCCAGCGCTCGCGCGGCGCGTTCCTGGAGGGCGCCGCCGAGGCGCAGGCGCGGATCCTGGCGGGCACGTTCCCGGACTTCGTGCTCCGGCAGTTCGTGCTCATGCTGGAGTCGTACGGGCAGTCGCCCATCATCGTCCGCTCCAGCAGCCTGTTGGAGGACGGCTTCGGCAACGCGTTCACCGGCAAGTACGAGAGCGTGTTCTGCCCGAACCAGGGCTCGCCGGAGGAGCGGCTCGAGGCGCTGCTCGCCGCGGTGAAGACGGTGTACGCGAGCGCCATGAGCGAGGAGGCGCTGCACTACCGCGAGCGCCGGGGCCTGCTCGATCGCGACGAGCAGATGGCGATCCTGGTGCAGCGCGTCTCCGGCGGCGTCCGCGGCAAGTACTTCTACCCGCAGTGCGCGGGCGTGGCGCTCTCCTACAACCCGTACGTGTGGAGCCACCTCATCGACCCGCAGGCCGGCGTGCTGCGGCTGGTGTTCGGCATGGGGACGCGGGCGGTGGACCGCTCCGACGACGACTACACGCGCGTCGTCGCGCTCAACGCGCCGAAGCTCCGCCCCGAGACGAGCCTCGACGAGGTCACCGAGTACGCGCAGCGCCGCGTGGACGTCATCGATCTGGAGGCGAACCGCTTCGCCGCCGAGCGCATCGACGCGGTGGTGCGGGGCAGCCCGGACCTGCCGGTGGACCTGTTCGCCGTGCAGCGGCGCGAGGGCGGCGGCTGGGTGCTCACGTTCGAGAAGCTGCTGTGGGCGACCTCGTTCGTGGCCGAGATGCGGGCCATGCTCGCGATCCTCCGCGACGCCTACCGCTACCCGGTGGACGTCGAGTTCACCGCGAACCAGCTCGCCGGCGGGGAGCTGCGCGTCAACCTGGTGCAGTGCCGGCCGCTGCAGGTGAAGGAGGGCGGGATGCTGCCGCCCCCGCCGCAGGTGCGGACCGACGCGGTGCTGCTCGCGAGCCGCGGGCCGGTGGTGGGCCAGGGCACCCACGCGCCCGTCGACCGGCTGGTGCTCGTGGACCCGGACGTCTACTCGACGCTGTCCACCCAGGATCGGTACGAGGTGGCCCGCGTGGTCGGCCGCGCCGCGCGGCTCCCGACGCCGGCCGAGGGCGGGCGGATCCTGCTGCTCGGCCCCGGGCGCTGGGGCACCACCACGCCGGCGCTGGGCGTGCCGGTCAGCTTCGCCGAGATCCACCGGGTCGCGGCGCTGGGCGAGATCATCGGGATGGGCAACGTGATCCCCGACGTGTCGCTCGGCTCGCACTTCTTCAACGAGCTGGTCGAGGCGGACATGCTCTACCTCGCGCTCTATCCGGGCTACCCCGGCCACGCGCTCGAGGCGGAGCGGTTGCGCATGCAACCGAACCGCCTGCCCGAGCTGCTCCCGGACGACGCGCGGCTGGCCGGCGTGGTGCGGGTGCTCGACTTCCCGGCGGCGCCCGGCGGACCGCGGCTCTGGCTGTACGCGAGCTGCGTCACGCAGGAGGTGCTGGGCTACCTCGCCGACGAGCCCGCCGTCGCCGGCCCTCCCCCGCCGCCCCGCCCGGCGTAG